The genomic region GTGGGGCCCAACGGCATCATCGGTGAAACCATGGACGGCAAGTGGTGGGGCGGCTACTACGGCTGGCGCTGGCCCCACGGCTTCATGACCATCATCGAGCCCCTGACCATCGCCGCCATGAACGCGGTGCTCCTCACCGGCGACATGAGCTACCTGGACATCCCCCGGGGCCAGCTGGATCGGCTGTTGGAGCTGGGCCGGGAAGAAGGAGGCCAGCTTCTGGTGCCCTACCGCCACACCGACGCCGGCTGGACTTCCTACCGGCCCATGCAGCCCCACCACGCCGCCCAGATCTGGTACATGTCCCAGGATCCCCGAGACCGGCAGCGGCTGGACAGCATCCCCGAAACCCGGACCACCTGGCTGGAGGTGCGGCCCGGCCGGGGCAAGGGGGATGACATCCACTTCGGCCCCTGGTACTGCTACCTGGATGGGCGCAACCCGGACTACCCCCGGCGCATTCTGGAGGAGCAGTACGCGGAGGTGCTGCGGCGCATGGACCAGATCCGCAACGACCACGGCGACCCGGAGACGTGGGACGTGCACCACTGGCAGAATGTCAACCCGGTGCACACCGAGGCCCTGGTGCAGCTCACCTGTGGCGGCCCCCAGATTATCTACCACGGCGGCCTGCTCCACGTGCGCCTGCGCTACTTTGATGCCCAGGCCCGACGCCCCGGCCTGCCGCCAGACGTCTCTGCCCTGGTCTCCCACCTGGACGCCAACAGCACTACCGTCACCCTGGTGAACACCAGCCCCATCCACGAGCGCCGACCCATCCTGCAGGCGGGCGCGTTCGGTGAGCATCGCTTTACCGCCGCCACCGAGCTGGATGAAGCCGGCAACGCGCTACCCGGCCGTACCGTAGCAGTGAACGGCCGGCATCTGGCCGTGACCCTGCCGCCGGGTCGGGCCCTGACCCTGCGCCTGCAGATGGACCGCTACTGCCATACGCCCGACTATGCACAACCTGTGTGACTTGTAAGTCTGTGGATAAATCTATGGACATGTTGGGACAGGACATGTTGGAGCAGGATATGCTGGAACACACCCTCAACCCCTTCAACGGCGTCGTTGTGAATACCGACGCGCTGCCGGCCGATCCGGAGGATTTCCGGCAGCAGCTGTTGCCCTCCCTGGAAGCCTGGCAGGCGCGGGGCCACCAGGTAGTCTGGCTGGAGCTGCCCATCGAGCGCGCCCGGCTGGTGCCGGTGGCCACGGAGGCGGGCTTCCGCTTCCATCACAGCTCCGAGGAAGCCTTGACCCTCACCTACCGCCTGCAGCCCGAAGCCCTGATCCCCCATTTCGCCACCCACTACATTGGCGCGGGCGGGGTGGTCCTTAACAGCCGCCAGGAGCTGCTGGTGGTCTGCGAGCGCCACCGGCGGGATCGCAGCCGGCCCTACTATAAGCTGCCCG from Litorilinea aerophila harbors:
- a CDS encoding NUDIX domain-containing protein codes for the protein MDMLGQDMLEQDMLEHTLNPFNGVVVNTDALPADPEDFRQQLLPSLEAWQARGHQVVWLELPIERARLVPVATEAGFRFHHSSEEALTLTYRLQPEALIPHFATHYIGAGGVVLNSRQELLVVCERHRRDRSRPYYKLPGGALHPGEHLVDAVIREVYEETGVQARFEALVCFRHWHGYRYHKSDIYFICRLSPISQEITIQPSEIEEACWMPVAEYLNSEYVSVFNKRIVQAALECPGIVPTWIDGYDDPARYEFFMPVNGVDGRQ